The Candidatus Hydrogenedentota bacterium sequence CCGGTGTTTCTGGAAGCGCGAGCCTACTTGCGGGGCGGCCGCTATGAAAGGTCGGTCCGCGCGAAGACGCGCGTCATCCTGTTTGCGGTCAATGCGGCGTCCCGGCTCGCCGTGCTGCGCAATTTCCCGGCGCTCGCGCTCGAAGCGCTCGGCGCGGCGGAGTCATGAGCGCCGCGCCGGACCGCACCGCGCAAGTATATGCAGGGCGACGCCCTCCAGGTCATCGTAGACCGCCTCGGGACCCAGCGCTTCCAACTCCGTGCGCGTGGCAGGCCCTGTTGTGACGCAGAGGCACAGCGCGCCCGCCGCCCGCGCCGCGAGTACGTCGAACGGCGTATCGCCCACAACATAGGTCGCTGCCGGGGCCGCATTCAGGTCCGCCGCGGCACGCAGGATCGCCTCCGGGTGCGGCTTTGCATGGGTTACGTCATCCGGGCCGATGCGCGCGGCAAAATAGTCGAGCACGCGCTGGTCTTCGAGAATCATTTCCGCGTAAAGACGGCGCTTCGAGGTGGCGAAACCCAGCCTCAGCCCCGCAGCGCGAAGCGCGTCCAGGGTTTCCCGCGCGCCGGGCAGGAGAAACGTGCCCGCGCACGCCGCCTTGGCGTAGTGTTCGCGGTAGACACGAGCGCACAACGCAGCGTCGCAGCCGGGCCAGAACCTGCGGAACTGGTCTTCGAGCAAATGGCCGATGGCGGCGATAATCGCCTCCCGTGCGGGCCGCGGCCTGCCCAGCGTATCGAACGTGTGGAAGAAAGACTCCACAATCGCCTGCGTCGAATCGATGAGTGTGCCGTCCAGGTCGAATAGGACGGCCTCGGGACGGCCTACCATCGCATCGTCACTTCTTCGGCCCAGCCGCGCAGCCCGTCGACGGCGACCTCCCTGCCGCCGGCGCGCACCACGCCGTGGTAGCGGCCAAAACATTGCGACGTGCGGGCCGACAGCACGCCCAGGTTCGCGCGCGACCGCTTTTCGTAGAACGGTTCCATCGTAAGGTCGATGGCGCTGGAAACCGTCGTGCGCATGCGCCACGGCTTCATGAAATCACGCGGGTCGTACTCGAAACGGATGTCCTCGTGCAGCGGATAGAGGCGGCCGTTCAGGCAGATGCCGTTTTCCTTGGTCTCCGAGTGGTCCGTCCACTTCGCGCCCATGTTCACGCCTACCACGTCGCTGCCACTCGGCCCGGCGAACGCGGCCCAGTTCCACCGCGTGCGGTAGGGCCAGATGCCGCGCCCGAAATCGAGCACCGCCCAGGAATCTTCCGGCAAGAATGGATACGTGGCGTTGCCCCAAGTTACGCGCCCCTCAGCCGTCAGGGCATTCTGCTTCGAAGTGAACTGGAACGTCCGCGCGTCCCAGGGGATGACCACGTTCAGCGTTTCATGACCGCCGGGACGCCGTACGTCAATATGCGCCGACATCGGCTTTCCGCGCACGTCGGCCGCGTCGAACTCGATGCGCCGTCCGCCCGGCGTATCGCGCATCACGAGGCGGAACCCCTTGCCCTCGAAGGCAATATCACCCTCGACCGTTTCGGGCATGACGAAGCCGCGCGGGAACAGCCGCAGCGACGTTTTCTCGACGAGGTCCCGGGCCGCGAATTCGAGAAAACAGACCGACCCGAAGGCGGCGTAGTCCACGTTCGCGATGGTCGGGGAGAACAGGAAATTGGGCCCCATGACGCACCAGTATTCCCAGCGCTTTTTGCGCAGCCAGCGCCCGCGCAGGTTGCACCGGTGCCATGGCCGCCGCGACCAGCCGGCGGCTTCGGGGTTCAACGCCCCATCGGTTCCGCAAAGATTTACAGCTCGGGTAATCTCTCCAGGCATCATCATGCCCCCGCCTTGGCGCGGCTCCGCGCCGGCCTCATGCCTGCACAATCCGCACGCGCCGCCCTTCCACGCGCAACCTTCCTTCCGCGAACAATTGTATCGCCCTGGGATACAGCTCGCGCTCCTTTGCCTGGACGCGCCCGGCGAGCGTGTCCGGCGTGTCGTCGTCAAGAACGGGAACGCATTCCTGCAGGATGATCGGGCCGTGGTCGTAGTGCTCGTCAACGAAATGCACCGTCGCGCCGGAAACCTTCGCGCCGTACGCGAGCACGGCTTCGTGCACGTGGTGGCCGTACATGCCCTTGCCGCAGAAACTCGGGATCAGCGCGGGGTGCACGTTCATCATGCGGTTCGCGAAGTCGTCGGGCACGTGGAGCAACGACATGAACCCCGCCAGCACGGCCAGGTCAACCGGATACTTCCGGATTTCGCGCCACACCGCGTCGTTGAACGCATCCATGCCCTTGTATTGCTTGCGCGCGACCACCGCCGCGGGGATTTCATGGTTTTGCGCGCGCACCAGGCCGTAGGCCTCCTCCCGCGACGCGATCACGACGCGGACGCGCGCGTCCAGCACGCCCGCTTCAATGCGGTCGATGAGGTTTTGCAGCGTGGTGCCGCTGCCCGAGAGCAACACGGCGAGATCGATGGTCATGGCGCCCTCCGCTAATCCGGCGAACGCATGGTAACAAAGCGCACGCTTCCCGCGCACGGCCCGGCGTCAGGAACGCATTCCCGGCGCCGCCGGCGCGCGCATAGGATGCGGACCGGGTGCGGCCCTATTTCACGCCCATGAGATGGCGCAGAAGGTAGCGGTCGAGTTCTTCGTAATCGCGCGCGGCAATCAACTTGGCTTCGAGTTTCTTGTCGAGCGCGCGCACCTTGCCGAGCAGGTACTTGAACGTCTCCAGGCTGTTGCGCAGGTGCTTCGTGTTCACGTCCTGCTTCTGCGTGCGCATCGTCTTCACATCGAGGCCGACCCATTCGCCATTGCGGCCATACCCGTACTCTTCGAGCACGCGCACCTGGTTGAACGCGCGGCGCAGGTTATATGAGCCGAACGACTTGTCCTGGTCGAACTTCAGTCCGCCCTGATCGTTCAGATGCACGCTCCGGAGCTTCTTGTGCGCGAGCGCATAGGCCATGTCATCCGACGGGTCGAGTCCCGCGAGAATCGAGTGCGCCGTCTCGCAGAGCACGCCGACGCGGGCCGGGTCATCCGTCAGGTACGAGAGGCCGACCGCGTGGCCGATGCTCGGGATGATCGCGCTGTCGACCGGCTCATTGGGTTTCGGTTCGATCAGGATCATGATCTTCGAGTCGTGGGCGAGCATCGCGTTGATCGCGTCGCGGATTTGCAGCACTTCGACGCGCGGGTTCTTGCTCTCGCGGATGTACGACCCTTCGCGCGCCAGCCAGAGGACGATGGTCTTCGCCCCAAGCACATTCGCGATGTCGATGCAGACCTTGCTGCGCTCGATCGCGTACTTGCGGCACTTCGGGTCATTGCTCGTGTAGGCCCCGTCGATCGTTTTCGGCGAGAACCACAGCCGCGGCGCGACAAACTCCGCAACCAGCCCGTGGTCCGACAGCATCCTTCCCACCTTCTTCGCCTCCTTCTCAATCTGCGCGGCGGACTTGCCGTCGAGGTCCGGCACGGCATCATCGTCGTGGAACTGCATGCCGTGAAAGCCCATCTGCTTCGCCGCGGCCATCTTCCGCGCAAGCGCCACCGGCTTGCGCACCGTCGGCCCGAACGGGTCCGCGCCTTCGTCGATGTTCCACGGCCCGAATGAAAACCGGTAGACTCCCTTTTGCTCAGCCATACTACTCCCTCCTCTTCATATGAGCGCGCCTTCTGCGCGCGGGAAACCACAAGCATACGGTTCTCGCGCACAAGGGTCAACCCGAGGCGGCGCCAGATGCATCCGCGTCAACGCGGCGGACAGGTCATGCGCATAGGCGGCCACGGCCAGGGTTCGCGTCGCTTTCCCCGTATCCGGAGCAAAGACCAGTGCATGCCCTATTTGTCTATAGGACAGGTGGAATCCGGCCAGAGATTAATCGTTGCCTCCCATGGCATGGGCGTCCTGCCGACGGTCTTGCATCACGGGCGAGGCGCCCGTGCAACGATGTTTTCCGCTCCTACCGCTCCTGCAGCCCGTGTTTGCGCAGCTTGCGATAGAGGGTGGCGCGGCCCATGCCCAGCAAGCGCGCGGCGGCGGTGCGGTTGCCGCGCGCACGCTCGAGCGCGTCGAAGATGCGCCGTTGTTCGTCCGCGCGCGAATAGGGCACGATCACCGGCGCTTCCACGGCGGGCTGCGCGTACAGGATTTCCGCCGGCAGGTCCGCGGGCAGGAGTACCGCGCCGCGGCAGCGAATCACGCCCGCTTCGACGGCGCTTTCGAGTTCGCGCACGTTGCCCGGCCAGTGGTAATCCATCAGGATGCTCATCGTGGCGGCGCTGACCTCGAAGACCGGGCGGCCCGTCGTGGCGCGCGCGCGTTCGAGGAAGAAAGCGACCAGCAGCGGGATATCCTCGCGCCGCGCGCGCAACGGCGGCAGCAGGATGCGCGCGACGCGGATGCGGAAGAGCAGGTCCTCGCGGAACCGGCCCTTCGCCACTTCGTCCGAAAGCGTGCGGCTCGTGGCCGCGATGAACCGCACATCCACCTTGCGCGGCACGGAGTCGCCCAGCCGCGTGAACTCGCGCTCCTGCAGCACGCGCAGCAGGCTCGTCTGCAGCGTGAGCGGGATATCGCCAATCTCGTCAAGAAACACCGTGCCGCCATCCGCCGCCTCGAATACGCCCTTCTGGTCCGAGATGGCGCCGGTGAACGCGCCGCGCTTGTGGCCGAAAAGCTGGCTGCCAATGAGCGACTCGGTCAGACCCGCGCAATTCACGGGGATAAAGGGCCGGTCCTTGCGGTGGCTCGCGAAATGCAGCGCCCGCGCGACCAGTTCCTTGCCCGCGCCCGTTTCGCCGCGAATCAGCACGGTCGTGTCCACCTGCGAAAGCTGCGTGATCTGCTCGTAGACGAGCCGCATGGCGTCGCTCTTGCCGATGAGGTCCTGGAAATGGGTC is a genomic window containing:
- a CDS encoding DUF2804 domain-containing protein codes for the protein MNPEAAGWSRRPWHRCNLRGRWLRKKRWEYWCVMGPNFLFSPTIANVDYAAFGSVCFLEFAARDLVEKTSLRLFPRGFVMPETVEGDIAFEGKGFRLVMRDTPGGRRIEFDAADVRGKPMSAHIDVRRPGGHETLNVVIPWDARTFQFTSKQNALTAEGRVTWGNATYPFLPEDSWAVLDFGRGIWPYRTRWNWAAFAGPSGSDVVGVNMGAKWTDHSETKENGICLNGRLYPLHEDIRFEYDPRDFMKPWRMRTTVSSAIDLTMEPFYEKRSRANLGVLSARTSQCFGRYHGVVRAGGREVAVDGLRGWAEEVTMRW
- a CDS encoding TIM barrel protein; translation: MAEQKGVYRFSFGPWNIDEGADPFGPTVRKPVALARKMAAAKQMGFHGMQFHDDDAVPDLDGKSAAQIEKEAKKVGRMLSDHGLVAEFVAPRLWFSPKTIDGAYTSNDPKCRKYAIERSKVCIDIANVLGAKTIVLWLAREGSYIRESKNPRVEVLQIRDAINAMLAHDSKIMILIEPKPNEPVDSAIIPSIGHAVGLSYLTDDPARVGVLCETAHSILAGLDPSDDMAYALAHKKLRSVHLNDQGGLKFDQDKSFGSYNLRRAFNQVRVLEEYGYGRNGEWVGLDVKTMRTQKQDVNTKHLRNSLETFKYLLGKVRALDKKLEAKLIAARDYEELDRYLLRHLMGVK
- a CDS encoding HAD-IA family hydrolase — protein: MVGRPEAVLFDLDGTLIDSTQAIVESFFHTFDTLGRPRPAREAIIAAIGHLLEDQFRRFWPGCDAALCARVYREHYAKAACAGTFLLPGARETLDALRAAGLRLGFATSKRRLYAEMILEDQRVLDYFAARIGPDDVTHAKPHPEAILRAAADLNAAPAATYVVGDTPFDVLAARAAGALCLCVTTGPATRTELEALGPEAVYDDLEGVALHILARCGPARRS
- a CDS encoding sigma 54-interacting transcriptional regulator, coding for MAVADGSGGPANLEAADLLSLLDQLRAGVMLAGPGGELLFANRTCRELLELGEAGAVERHFLDVLRLTKPYREQVAAVFLEAPGPQRRAPVRLEAPSGRHYWTEIEARPDPRAPDRRILYLYDVSEVHHLRRQLDERTHFQDLIGKSDAMRLVYEQITQLSQVDTTVLIRGETGAGKELVARALHFASHRKDRPFIPVNCAGLTESLIGSQLFGHKRGAFTGAISDQKGVFEAADGGTVFLDEIGDIPLTLQTSLLRVLQEREFTRLGDSVPRKVDVRFIAATSRTLSDEVAKGRFREDLLFRIRVARILLPPLRARREDIPLLVAFFLERARATTGRPVFEVSAATMSILMDYHWPGNVRELESAVEAGVIRCRGAVLLPADLPAEILYAQPAVEAPVIVPYSRADEQRRIFDALERARGNRTAAARLLGMGRATLYRKLRKHGLQER
- a CDS encoding phosphoribosylglycinamide formyltransferase, translating into MTIDLAVLLSGSGTTLQNLIDRIEAGVLDARVRVVIASREEAYGLVRAQNHEIPAAVVARKQYKGMDAFNDAVWREIRKYPVDLAVLAGFMSLLHVPDDFANRMMNVHPALIPSFCGKGMYGHHVHEAVLAYGAKVSGATVHFVDEHYDHGPIILQECVPVLDDDTPDTLAGRVQAKERELYPRAIQLFAEGRLRVEGRRVRIVQA